Within Sulfitobacter sp. W027, the genomic segment GCTGCAGGCTTTTGCCCTGTTGATGTGGATGCCATGGCATGCCCCAAAGCGTCTTGTCGAGATGCGCATGGGCGTCGATGAGGCCGAGCAGGGCGAGCGCGTCGCTGCAGTCTTCGACGGTGACATCGCCAGTTGGCGTGACCTCAGGAGCGATCCGGGCAATGCGCCCCTCTTCGATCAATACATCGGTTTTCGCGGCACCCATCAGGCGCAGGTTCTTGAGCAGCAGGGGCTTGGTCATTTTCTGGTCCAGTCTATCTTGTCAGGGGGGCTAGGCGCGGCGGCGCTTCAGCGGCTTGTTTCACGCGGGGCAGGGCGTAGGCACCTGCCTTGCTGGTCAACAGCCCCGTGGCGGCCAAGCCCGCGGCCATGCGAATGGCAAAGCCCACGCCGTCGATCACCGGCACCCCGGCGTCGCGGCCCAGTTGCTCCAAATGCGCGCTCATGCCTGCGCAACCCAGGACCACGGCTTCGGCCCGATCTTCTTCGACCGACTGGCGGATCTTGCGGGCAATGAGGGGCAGAGTTTGCACGGGGGCGAACTCAAGGTCGAGCACCGGGATGTCGGCGGCATGGACCGCGCAGAGCGCCCGGCCACAGCCATAGCGATCCCCAAGGTCTTCGATGATCGGCACGGCGCGGGGCAGGGTTGTGAC encodes:
- a CDS encoding aspartate/glutamate racemase family protein, coding for MKIHLINPNSTVGMTEAIARTARAHAGPGIEIMAVTAHGTPPSIEGYADEARAVPAMLDAIIAAEAQGAVAHVIACFDDPGLDAARAVAMGPVIGLCEAALIAAGRIAKRFSVVTTLPRAVPIIEDLGDRYGCGRALCAVHAADIPVLDLEFAPVQTLPLIARKIRQSVEEDRAEAVVLGCAGMSAHLEQLGRDAGVPVIDGVGFAIRMAAGLAATGLLTSKAGAYALPRVKQAAEAPPRLAPLTR